A single Lolium perenne isolate Kyuss_39 chromosome 6, Kyuss_2.0, whole genome shotgun sequence DNA region contains:
- the LOC127306396 gene encoding threonine--tRNA ligase, chloroplastic/mitochondrial 2, with the protein MATLSAPLLRSLLPIRSSPRRFPAAAFSHRFSPLKSLFSSRPSHTVVRSSSTASPAAPEAAEAAQSEAVEEEARVVLPTNESSENLLRIRHTCAHVMAMAVQKLFPNSKVTIGPWIENGFYYDFDMEPLTDKDLKKIKKEMDRIIRKNLPLVREEVSREEAQKRIEALNEPYKLEILERIKEEPITIYHIGEEWWDLCAGPHVETTGKIQRKAVELESVAGAYWKGDEKNQMLQRIYGTAWESEDQLKAYIHFKEEAKRRDHRRLGQDLDLFSIEEDAGGGLVFWHPKGAIIRHVLEDSWKQIHLQRGYDLLYTPHVAKADLWKISGHIDFYKENMYNQMDVEDEPYQLRPMNCPYHILVYKRKLHSYRDLPIRVAELGTVYRYELSGALHGLFRVRGFTQDDAHIFCLEDQIKDEIRGVLDLTEEILGQFGFRRYEVNLSTRPEKSVGSDDIWEKATIALKDALDDKGWGYTVDEGGGAFYGPKIDLKIEDALGRKWQCSTVQVDFNLPERFDITYVDSNSEKKRPIMIHRAVLGSLERFFGILIENYAGDFPLWLAPTQARILPVTNNELQYCQEVASELKSRGIRAEVCHGERLPKLIRNAETQKVPLMAVVGPKEVEARTLTIRSRHSGEMGTMPVDDFISKVQSAIADKSSL; encoded by the exons ATGGCGACTCTCTCCGCTCCCTTGCTCCGTTCTCTCCTCCCCATACGCTCCTCGCCGCGCCGCTTTCCGGCCGCCGCCTTCTCGCACAGGTTCTCGCCACTCAAGTCCCTCTTCTCCTCTAGGCCCTCGCACACCGTCGTCCGCTCCTCCTCCACCGCGTCACCGGCGGCACCGGAAGCGGCCGAGGCAGCCCAGAGCGAAGCTGTCGAGGAGGAGGCGCGGGTCGTGCTCCCCACCAACGAGTCCTCCGAGAACCTACTCCGCATCCGCCACACC TGTGCCCATGTCATGGCCATGGCCGTCCAGaagctgttccccaactccaaaGTGACCATAGGACCCTGGATAGAAAATGGATTCTACTACGACTTCGACATGGAACCCCTGACAGATAAGGACCTCAAGAAGATCAAGAAGGAGATG GACCGGATCATCCGGAAGAACCTCCCACTGGTGAGGGAGGAGGTGTCCAGGGAAGAGGCCCAAAAGAGGATCGAAGCGCTTAATGAGCCATATAAGCTGGAGATTTTGGAGAGAATTAAGGAAGAACCCATCACAATTTATCACATTG GAGAAGAGTGGTGGGATCTGTGTGCTGGCCCTCATGTTGAGACTACTGGCAAAATACAAAGGAAGGCTGTTGAGCTCGAGTCTGTTGCTGGTGCTTACTGGAAAGGTGATGAGAAGAATCAGATGCTACAAAGAATATATGGGACTGCATGGGAGAGTGAAGATCAACTGAAGGCTTACATCCACTTCAAGGAGGAGGCCAAGCGCAGAGATCATCGGCGACTAGGTCAGGACCTTGATCTATTCTCTATAGAG GAAGATGCTGGTGGGGGTTTAGTATTCTGGCACCCAAAAGGTGCTATTATAAGGCACGTCTTAGAAGATTCGTGGAAACAAATCCACCTGCAGCGTGGTTATGATCTACTGTACACGCCACATGTTGCGAAGGCTGATCTCTGGAAGATTAGTGGACACATAGATTTCTACAAAGAGAACATGTACAACCAAATGGATGTAGAAGATGAGCCATATCAACTTCGGCCCATGAATTGCCCTTACCACATCTTGGTATACAAGAGAAAGCTACACTCATACAGGGATCTACCCATCAGAGTAGCAGAGCTTGGAACTGTCTACAGATATGAGCTCTCTGGTGCTCTGCATGGGCTGTTCCGTGTAAGAGGGTTTACACAG GATGATGCCCACATATTTTGTCTCGAGGACCAGATAAAAGATGAAATTAGAGGGGTTCTTGATTTAACTGAAGAAATACTGGGGCAGTTTGGCTTCCGGCGTTACGAGGTAAACCTTTCAACCAGGCCAGAAAAATCTGTTGGCAGTGATGACATATGGGAAAAGGCAACAATTGCTCTGAAAGACGCGCTAGATGACAAAGGTTGGGGGTACACGGTTGATGAAGGGGGAGGTGCTTTTTATGGTCCAAAAATCGATCTTAAGATTGAGGATGCTCTTGGAAGAAAATGGCAATGTTCTACTGTGCAG GTTGATTTCAATTTGCCTGAACGGTTTGACATCACTTATGTCGACTCAAATAGCGAGAAGAAGCGACCTATCATGATTCATAGAGCTGTCCTTGGGTCTTTGGAGCGCTTTTTTGGTATCCTAATTGAAAATTACGCTGGCGACTTTCCACTTTGGCTTGCTCCAACCCAAGCCCGTATTCTACCTGTGACAAACAATGAG CTGCAATACTGCCAGGAGGTGGCTTCAGAGCTGAAATCAAGAGGCATCCGTGCGGAGGTATGCCATGGCGAGCGCCTGCCAAAGTTAATCAGGAATGCCGAGACACAGAAGGTGCCGCTGATGGCGGTTGTCGGTCCTAAAGAGGTCGAAGCCAGGACACTCACCATCAGGTCCAGGCACAGCGGGGAGATGGGCACCATGCCCGTCGACGACTTCATCAGCAAAGTCCAATCCGCTATC